TGGCAAAACCGTAGTGGGAGTACATATAGACGACCAAGAGCAGCATCAGGGCCGGCAGCCAGGCAATACCGGCAATGGCGGCGCCGACGCTCTTGGCAAACCAGCCGATCAGGCCCAGCTTGGCGAGATAGTCGGCCAGACCAATCAGGCTGCCCATCCAGATCATGGTATCCCAGGCGCCTTTTTCCTCCAGCACGTCTTTCCATTCCAGCGCCCCCGCCCACAGCATGATCGCCACGCCGATCATGGCCACGTTGGTGGCATCAAGTTTGGTATAGGTGCCGGTAGCCCACAGAATAAGCGCCAGCACGAAGACGAAGGCAACTACTTTTTCGCCGTAACTCATGGGACCCATCTTTTCCAGTTCCCGATGGGCCAATTCTTTGGCCTCCGGCGTCTTGGTGATTTCCGGCGGGTATATTTTGTACAGAATGTAGGGGATCAATGCTAGCGAAATAACGCCGGGCACGGCCGCTGCCGCCGCCCACATGCCCCAGCTAAGCTGGATGTTGAGCGTTTTGGCGGCCAGCAGAACGATTAACGGGTTAGGCGCACAGGCGGTCATGAACATGGCCGACGTTACGGCATTGCCCTGAAAGACGGTTTTCATCAGGTAGGCGCCAACGCGGCGGGAAGTGGCGCCAGGCTCGGAGTCGAAGGCCGACGCCAGGCTGCGCACAATCGGGAACAGGATGCCGCCGGCGCGGGCAGTGTTGGACGGCGTCGCCGGCGCGATAATCAGGTCGCTCAGCACCAGCGCGTAGCCTAATTTAAGCGTGCTGTCGCCGATCGCCCGCATTACCATGTACGCGACCCGGCGTCCCAAGCCGGTTTTAATAAAGCCTTTGGCAAAGAGAAAGGCCGATACAATAAGCCAAATAGTGTTATTGCCAAAGCCGGACAGAGCCTCGGCGGGTTTGAGTACTCCGGCCAGAACGGTAAAGGCAATACTGGTAAAGGCCACTGCGCCGATGGGCAGCGGCTGCAGTATAAAGCCCAAAATGGTGGCCACAAAGATGGCCAATAAGTGCCATGCCGCCGGCTTCACGCCGCTTGGCACCGGCGCAAACCAAATCGCGGCGCCGACCGCCACAATAAGCAGAACGCGCATTAGTTTTGAATGCATACCCTTTCCCCTCCCTGTTATTGATTTTCCTGCCGGAAGCAAACGAAGGCCTTTTTTCACCTCCTGCCACAGCACCATGTGCCACTGTTGCCTTACCCCTTTAATAATGCAAAAACCGTGCCAACCCTCAAGGCGCCTAATTTACTGACTTTTTCGGCAAAAAACGTTGCATTTTTGCGACAAGTGTTTTACACTTGCTTTATAATGTTGCATATTGTTGCAAGGCGGTGTTTAAAATGGCGAATATTGTTTTTCTCGCCCCTGACGAAAATATGTATCACATGGCGCAGGAAACACTGCGCCATGCCCACCCCGACATCCGGATCGAGCGGGGGCTGCTCAGCGCCGGGGTCCGCATCGCCCGCAAGCTGGTGGAGGGCGGCGTGGAAGTAATTATCTCCCGCGGCGGTACTGCCAGCGCCATTAAAGACGCCGGCCTGCCGGTCACCATCGTGGAAGTGCCGATTACCGGCTTTGACGTCATCCGCACGGTGGAACAAGCCAAGCGGTACGGGACACGCATCGGCGTTGTGGCCTTCCCGTCCATGGTCATAGGCATCGACTGCCTGGGCCCCATTCTCGGCGTCGACATCCGGCAGTATATCATCACCGACGAGCTTGAGGCCGAAAGCCGGGTGCTTCAGGCCTTCCGGGACGGCGCCGATGTCGTCGTCGGCGGGGTGATTACCGGCAAATCGGCCCAGAAACACCACCGTCCCTATGTCCTGATTAAAAGCGGCAGCGAAGGCATTGCCCAGGCGGCGGCCGAAGCCAAACGCATCGCGGCCGCGCGGGAGTTAGAAAAGGCCAAGGCCGGCCTCTTCCGCACCGTCCTCGATTTTGCCTATGATGGCATCATTTCGGTCGACCATGGGCAGCGCATTACCATCTTCAACCCCATCGCCGAACGGCTTACGAAAATTGACGGCGCTGCGGCCATTGGCAAAAAAGTAACCGACGTATGGCCCGAACTGGGGCTGGAAAAAGTGTTGGCCACCGGCCGGGACGAACTGGGCCAGCTCCTCAAGGTCAACGGTACCAGGGTGCTCTGCAACAAGGTACCGATCATCGTCAACGGCAAACCGGTCGGCGCGGTGGCTACCTTTCAGGATGCCGGCAACATCCAGCAGATGGAGGCCCGCATCCGCCGCGAAATTTACGCCCGCGGCCATGTAGCCACCTTCACGTTCGAGGATATTATCGGCGACAGTCCCCAAATCCGCCATACTGTCCATATGGCCCAGGAATTCGCCCAGACCCATTCTTCCGTCCTTATCCTTGGCGAAACCGGCACCGGCAAAGAGGTCTTCGCCCAGAGCATCCATAATGGCAGTGCCCGCGCCCACGGTCCTTTCGTCGCAATCAACTGCGCCGCCCTCCCCAGCCAAATTCTGGAGAGCGAACTGTTCGGCTATGTCGGCGGCGCCTTTACCGGCGCCAGCCAGAAAGGCAAGCCGGGACTGTTTGAGCTGGCCCACGGCGGTACTATTTTCCTTGATGAAATCGCCGAGATGGACTATGTTACCCAAGGCAAGCTGCTGCGCGTCCTTCAGGAGAAGAAAGTCATGCGCCTTGGCAGCGACCGCGTCATCCCGGTTGACGTGCGGGTCATTGCCGCCACCAACCAGAGCCTCAGCCGCCTGGTGCGGGAAAATAAGTTCCGCGCCGACCTGTATTACCGCCTTAATGTGCTGCGCCTCAAGCTGCCGCCCCTGCGCGAACGGGGCGCCGATATTATCCGTTACGCCGAGTTTTTTTTGGAAAAACACAGCGCCGCCCAGAACCGGCGCCTTACCTTCACCCCCGCCGCCCTGGAGCGGCTTGCCCGCCATCCGTGGCCGGGCAATGTACGGGAGCTGCAAAACACGATTGAACGGATCGTAGCCGTATGTCACCAGCCGCAGGTGGATGCCGGCCTGGTGGCGCAAATGCTGGAGGACGACGCCGACAGCGAAACGACGGTGGCGGTGGACGACGGCGAAAAGGAGCAAATCCGCCAAGCCCTGGCCATCGCCAAAGGCAAACAGGGTGAAGCAGCCCGCCTGCTTGGCGTTAGCCGCTCCACCCTGTGGCGCAAAATGAAAAAATTAGGTCTGCGTTAATAACCTAATTCACTTTTAATTTGTCAGACTGCGAACCGGGGCCGGGATGCGCCCGCCGCGGGCGATAAAGCCGTCGGATTTAAAGGGATTGACGGCAATGATCGGACTATGTCCGAGCAAACCGCCGAATTCCACCCGGTCGCCCACCGTTTTGCCCGGCACGGGAATGATGCGGACGGCGGTAGTTTTGTTATTAATCACGCCGATAGCCGCTTCGTCGGCAATGATGGCGGCGACGGTGGCCGCCGAAGTGTCCCCGGGTACGGCGATCATATCCAGTCCAACCGAACACACGCAGGTCATGGCCTCCAGCTTTTCCAGCGTCAGACTGCCGCGCTCCACGGCGGCAATCATGCCGGCGTCCTCGCTCACCGGAATAAAGGCGCCGCTGAGGCCGCCCACATAGGAAGACGCCATAAGCCCTCCTTTTTTTACCGCGTCGTTTAAGAGGGCCAGCGCCGCCGTCGTACCGGGCGCGCCGCAGCTTTCCAGGCCCATTTCCTCCAAAATATGGGCCACACTGTCGCCAATAGCCGGCGTCGGCGCCAGCGACAAATCGATGATGCCGAACGGCACGCCCAGGCGGCGCGACGCTTCCTGCGCCACCAGCTGCCCTACGCGGGTAATTTTAAACGCCATCTTTTTCACCGTCTCGGAAACCGTGCCGAGGTCACGGCCGCGCACCTCCTCCAGCGCCCGTTTCACTACCCCGGGACCGGATACGCCGACATTGATGGTGGTCTCCGGCTCACTTACGCCATGGAAGGCGCCGGCCATGAACGGGTTATCCTCGACGGCGTTGGCAAACACCACCAGTTTGGCGCAGCCGAGCGCATCCCGGTCACGGGTGAGCTCGGCCGTCTGTTTAATAATTTCTCCCATCTCCCGCACAGCGTCCATATTAATGCCCGCCTTGGTCGAAGCCACGCTGACCGAAGCGCAAACGCGCTCCGTCCGGGCCAGCGCTTCCGGGATGGAACGGATGAGAACCCGGTCGCCCGCGGTATAGCCCTTGTCCACCAGGGCGGAAAAACCGCCGATAAAGTTAACGCCCACCGTTTTGGCCGCCGCGTCCAGCGCCTCGGCCACCGGCACGAAGCTGTCGGTCCGGCAGCTTTCGGCGGCAATGGCAATAGGTGTTACCGAAATGCGTTTATTAATAATCGGGATGCCGTATTCGGCCTCGATGTCTTCACCGACGCGCACCAGGCGGTCGGCCAGCCGCGTTATTTTATCATAGATATTGCGGCAGAAGACGGCGATATCCGGATGAGCGCAGTCGCGCAGACTGATGCCCATGGTGATGGTGCGCACGTCAAGCTTATCTTGTTCAATCATGCGGTTGGTTTCAAGAATATCATGAAAGGTCAGCATCACAAGCCTCCGTCGCTAAAGTTAAATGCGGTGCATGATGCGGAAGATATCCTCATGCTGCACCTTGATGTCCAGGCCGATTGCCTCGCCCCGGCCACCCAGAATTTGCTGCAGCTCTTTCAGGCTGACGGTAGCCGCCGCCATATCGGCGATGAGTACCATGTTAAAGAAGCCGTCCACAATATTCTGGTTGATATTCAGGATGTTAATGTTGTTGTCGGCCAAGATGCCGCTGACCATGGCGATAATGCCCACCCGGTCCTGACCCACAACCGTGATGACGATTTTCATGTCCTTTCCTCCTGTCGCGACTATTAGTTATTTTTTTTAAGACAAACGCACTCAATGCCGGCCTCTTGTACCAGCTCCCGCGCCAGCGGATCGGGATAGGGATGCTCGTAGACGATACGGCGAATGCCGGCGTTAATGATCATCTTGGTGCAAGCTGAACAAGGCTGATGGGTGCAGTACAGCGTCGCCCCTTCAATGGCCACGCCGTGCAGCGCCGCCTGGACGATGGCGTTTTGCTCGGCATGCATGCCCCGGCATAGCTCGTGCCGCTGCCCGGACGGCACGTGATAGGTGTCGCGCAGACAGCCCACCTCCTCACAGTGCGCCAGTCCGCGCGGCGCGCCGTTATAGCCGCTAGTGAGCAGTCGCTTATCCTTGACGATAACCGCTCCCACCTGCCGCCTGAGACAAGTCGAGCGCAGCGCCACCACCCGCGTAATATCCATAAAATATTCATCCCAGGTCGGTCGACTCACACCATCACCATCCTTCCATGGCATACATATGTAATTTTTACGCAGAGTTAATTCGATTATATCATAGCCGGCTCCGGCCGCAAAAGGAGTTTAGCTTTAATCCGCCGGATTTCTTTTTTATACCTTCCCTGGTTTAGCCGATTTAACATAAAGTATAATAACCGGCCCGGCTTTTGTCCAATCTATATTTTGCAGGCATTCGAGCATAAAAGGATGGTGAAACATTGGATTGGCAGGAAATCATCCGCGACACCTGGCAAACCTCGTTAGTGTTTTTCAGTTTACTGGTCTTTGCCCGTTTTTTGGGCAATACCCAAATCGGTCAGTTAACCTTTTACGAATATGTCAGCGGTATTACCATCGGTTCGATCGCGGCCAACGTTGCCGCATCCGAGCCTGATAAAGTGTGGAGCCACTTCTATGACCTGGCGTTATTTGTCACCCTTACCTATTTTATATCGTACCTTACTATAAAAAGCCGTCCCCTTCGCAAAATAATCGAAGGTTCCCCGACCGTCGTGATCGAAAACGGGCGCATTATTAAGGAAAATATGCGGGGCCTGCGGTACGATTTGGATGAATTAAACGGCCAACTGCGCCAGCAAGGTATCCTTGACCCTTCCGAGGTGCAATACGCCATCATCGAAACATCGGGAGAGCTGAGTGTTATTAAAAAGGCCGACTATCAGCCCCTGACCAAGAGCGATTTGAGGATTCACTTGCCGGATCCGACTTTTCCGGTAGAACTCATTATGGACGGAGAAATTATTGAAGAAAACTTACGTCGCCACAACCTGACGCAAGACTGGCTGGCAAAGCAGCTTGCCGCCCGCGGCATCGCCGACATATCCGAAGTGACCTACGCCGCCATCGATTCCAAGGGCCAGCTATTTGTCAGTGTCACAACACCTGCCGCCAAGCAAAATAATAATTAGCGCGCCATAGTAAAAGTGGTTGAGAGCTTCGCTTCCCAACCACTTTTACTATATAAATGCTAAAGTATCTTTCTTGCCGTTTAATTTTAAAGGTTATAAACCAATCGTTTCTTTTAAAGCTCGCGCCCAAAATGTTTTACAGCGATTGTTTAAGGCCCAGGAAGATGGTGCGCTCTTGAGCCGGATAGCCGGCTACTTCCTGATAACGCTTGTTAAACAGGTTGTTGACGGTCAGATATAGCGACTGCCCTTCCCCTAAGTCATAGCTGGCAGTGGTATCGACAACGACCCGTCCTGATACCTTGGAATTCCCTACCCCTGATTCGCTAAGGTAGTTTACTGATAACGTCTGGTTCAGCTTGCCGTAACGCACATTCAAGTTCGTATACAAATTATGGTGCGGGTCGCGGACACTTGGGTCGGTGGTTTCGGTATGGAGATAGGAGTAGCCGATGCCGGCGGTAACTGCGTTCGACAGCTTGGTCGCATAAGTCAGATTGACGCCGCTGGAGCGGAAATTATCAATGTTGGCAGGGCTAGTACCGTTCCAGCGGATAGCATCATTGAGTTCACGCTTAAATAAAGAAACCATTGCTTCGCTCTTCGTGTCTAAGCGTTTTTTGACTCCGAATTCGGCTGTCCATCCCGTCTCGGGCTTTAGATTTGGATCCCCTTTATAGATACCCCATTCAGATTCTGAATACCAATATAAGTCGTCAAACGTAGGCGGCTTAAATACCTTGCCCCAGCTGGCAAAATAGTTGGTGCGGTCATCGGCCCGGTAATTCACCGCCAGTTTTGGCAGCAATTTATTGCCGTACTGGCTGTTGTCGTCGTACCGCAGCCCGGTCGTAAGCTGCCAATAATCATTGACCGTGTACTGGTCCTGCAGGTATAAAGCCCGAACATGCCGACGTTGTAAGCCGTTTTCATTGGTACTGTCAACCTCTTCGCTCCGCCAGTCAGCTCCCCACGTAATGGTTTGGTTGGGGTTAAGCCGTAGATTTTGCTGATATTCCAAGGCCTTGACCTCGTTGCGGTGCCGGAAATCAACCCCGTTACGGCCTACATAAGTTTGACTATTGTTATAATACCTCAGGATGTTTTCGGTCGTTCCCTGTTTAAAGGTGTAAGTTGCGCCCCAGTTTTGCCGGAGGACATCGGCATAATCGGTCAAACTGGAGGATGTATTCCACACATAATTGCCGTTTACTTGATTCATCCAGCCTGGAATACCGGCATGGCTGCCGTAATAATCATAGGTGACCGTTAAGTTTTCCCGCGAACTTAAGTCTTTATCCAACCTGACGGTGGCGTTTTTCCCGTCGTACTGATTGTTGGGGCGCTGGCCGTCCGTCTTGTCCTTGGCGCCGGTGATATACCAGCGGAAGCCCCGTTCCTCGCCCTGATTGACAATACTGCTGCGGAAGGTGCCGTTATTGCCCCCGCCAATATCTAAAATTGTCTTGACCGAGCCAGCGCCTTTTTTCGTAATAATGTTAATCACGCCGCCCACGGCATCAGACCCGTACAAGGTGGAACCGCCGCCGCGCACAACTTCGATCCGCTCGATATTATCCAGCCCGATAATCGTGCTGAAGTCAAGCGGGCCACGGCCATAGGCCGCGCCTTGCGGCAAATTCAGCCGCTTGCCGTCCACCATCACAACGGTGCGGTCGCTGTCGTTAATATAAACTGTAGCAAACTCCCCAGCACCGCCTTGTTTCTTAACCACCACCCCCGGCACGCCTTCCAGCGCGTCGGCTAAATTGCGCGCGCCTTTTTGCTCAAGCTGCTCGCCGGTGATAACGGTCACGTCGGCCGGCGTGCTGGCCAAGGCCTGCGGAACGCGGGCAGCGGTCACGGTGATTTGGTCCAGCTGAAATACCGGCTCCTCCGCCGCGAAGGCCGGGCTTGCCACCAGCAGCGTTCCCACCGCCAGGGCCGATGCGATGCGTTTGGTTAAAAATTTCTTGCCGTAAGACATTGATTTACCTCTCCTTACAATGCAAAATTTGGTTGGACGTAAATATGGCCATCGGTATTATGCAGGACAAATTCCATGTCGTACATTGTCGCCAGCACCTCGGTCGACAGCACGGCTGCCGGCGGGCCGCAGGCCAGCATCCTGCCGTTTTTCAGCAGTAAAAGATTTGTGCTGAACCGTGCGGCAAGATTAACGTCATGGATGACGGCGACAACGGCAATGTTGTTTTTGGCCGTTAATTGTTTAATGAGTCTTAAAATCACAAACTGGTTGTATAAATCCAGATGCGACGTCGGCTCGTCAAGCAGCAGAATTTCCGGGCATTGGGCCAAAGCGCGGGCGATCAGCGCTTTCTGCCTTTCCCCTTGGCTCAGCTTGCTCATTTTCGCATCCCGCTTCTCCCACATGCCGACGTCTTGCAGTGCTTTTTCCACAATGCGAAAATCTGCCGCCGTTTCGCTGCCAAACCGGCTGATATGGGCAAACCGTCCCATCAGCGCCGTTTGGTACACACTATAATCAAAAACGGCTTCTTCGGCGCCGACGACGGCGATTATTTTCGCTAGGTCGCGCCGGGGGAAGCTACTGACACTTTCGCCCTTAACCAGGATGTTGCCTGTTTGCACCGGCAAAACCCCGGCAATGCACCTGAGTAGCGTAGACTTCCCTGTGCCGTTGGGCGCGATAATGCTGAGAAAATCGCCCCTGTCCACGGCAAAGCTAATATTATGCAAAACGGTTTTGGCCCCGTACCCGGCCGATACATTTTGAACTTCCAGCAATCTTTCTTTCATGGCTTCCTCACTGTCTGCGGTCTGTTCGGTACAAAATATACAGGAAGAACGGGCCGCCCAGCAGCGCGGTGACAACACCCACCGGCACCGGGGACAGACTGGCAAACAAGCGCGTCACGCTGTCGGCCCACAAGAGGAAGATCGCCCCCCACAGCGCGCACGCGGGCAGCAGCAGTCTGTGCTCCGGGCCGATAAGCTTGCGCAGCATGTGTGGCACAATAAGTCCGATAAAGCCGATAATGCCGCTTACCGCGACAACCGTGCCGGTTATCAAGGTTGTGCACAATAGTAAGCTGACCTTGACTTTGGCTACATCCACTCCTAAAAACTGGGCATTCTCGTCGCCGGTTGCAAGGATGTCCAAATCCCGGGCAAACAGCATGATCCCTGCCAGGCCAATGGCAATAAGCGCCGCCATTAGCGTCAGGTTTTCCGGCGGATTGCCAAGGCTGCCCAACAGCCAGAACAAAATCGGCCCCAGCTGCTTGGTATGAAGAGCCATGATGGAGCTGAGCAACGCATTGAGTAGCGACCCCAGGGCAACGCCGGCCAAAAGCAACCGGTTGGAACTAAGCTCCGCCCTGTCACCGCCGCCAAGGATGTATACGATAAATATCGTGACCGCCCCGCCGGCAAAGGCATAGAAACTTACAAACGCGGTGTGGCCAAGCACAATGGCCACAGCAGCGCCTAACGCCGCTCCGGATGAAACCCCCAGGATAAACGGATCGGCCAGGGGATTTTTAAACAAGGCTTGATAACAAGCCCCGGAAACGGCCAAACTGCTGCCGATCAGCATAGCCAAGGCCAGCCGCGGCCACCGGATTTCCCACACGATCTTGCTATGCACCGGCGGCAGTTCCGGGCCGATTTCTACGGGCAGCAACCGCTGCACGACGATAGCCGCAATCTCACCGGGCGCAATGTCCGCCGAGCCGATGGACAGCGCGGCAACAGCCGTACCGATGAGGACGACTGCCGATAATAACAGGACTATTGATTGGGTGCTACGGAATTGTTTCATCGTTCACTGCCACTTTTCGTAGAGGAATGAAGAATTGCCGCAACCTCTTCAAGGGCGGCGAAACTGCGCGGTCCGGGCCGCGCCAAAAAGTCGTCGGAAACGTAAAAAATGCGGTTTTCACGTACAGCCTGAATGTCATTTAGCTGAAACTTCGTAAAGACCTCCGTCTTCTTCCCGTAGACGCCGTGCCGCACCACCAGATAAGTGTCAGGGTTGTAGGCATACAAAGTCTCAAAATCAGAAGAAAGGTAGTCAACCTGCCTGGCGCCGGCCACATTGACGCCCCCGGCCTGGACGATGACGTCATGGATATAGGATTTCGCCCCAACCGTGAGCAGCGGTACGTCCCATATTTCCACAAAGACCCGCCGTTTATCGCTACCTGCATGTAAAGTCCGGATGTTTTGAAGCTTTTGCGCCAGTTCGCCGGCCAGCTTTTCCCCGTTCGCTTCTTCATGGACAAGACTGCCGATCAGGCGGATCGCCTTTAAGACTTCCTCCATGGTCTGGGGTTCGATGGCCGCAACGCGAATACCCGCCTTTTCCAGCGCCCGAATGGTCTGGTAGTGCATTTGACCGCTGGCCAAGACAAGGTCGGGGCGCATCATGACGATCGTCTCAATATCGGGGCTTTGAAAACCGCCGACTTTGGGCAGCTTTTTGGCTTGTTCCGGAAAGTCGCAGTAAGTAGTAACGCCAACCACCCTGTCGCCGGCTCCCACGGCAAAGAGAATCTCAGTAATGGAGGGGGCCAAAGAAACAATGCGCAGGGGCTTAGTTTCCGGTATGTCAATACTTCGTCCCAAAAAGTCCTGCAGCTGGCCGCGGGTAGAAGTCTTGCTCTCCTGGACAGGCAGCAGCATGATCAAAATAAACAGGGACATTACAAAATAAACCGACCAGTATAGGAGTTTGCGCATGGCGTTTCCCCCTAATAATCTTCAATAAAAAGCCCGGCTAAACAGCCGGGAAGAAGAACGCTACAGCTAATCCCCTCCCCATCGCTCGTGGGTACCAGCGGTGATTGGCAGACAGGCAGTTCTCCTGGCTCTGGCTCATCGCTCGCCCAAACCTTCCCAGGACTCTTCGTCCCAGTGGCATATTCTTGGGTCTGCTCCCCATTACAGTGGCGGGACCGCGCCGGCTTTACACCGGACTTCCCTATTAAGCCCCGAAGGGCACCTGTCCCTGACATTTTAAGTTTAGGAACCGTAGAGTTTAGGAACCGCAGAGGACGCGGAGATAAAATTTTATTAAAATTAATTAAAACCTCAAGTGCGATGTATATCGCACTCTCCGTGCGCTCCGCGGTTCAATCCTGGTTTTCCTGGCTTGTGATGCCAATTTATTGGCATGATTATCTCTGTGGTTAAATATCGACTTTCCTGTTTTGTGGTGTTTCAGAAAAAATATACCACCGATTACTAACAAGGTCAATAAAAAATTTGGCTTGTCATTCTTGCGGCCTGATGACATTGTCCGCGTGGTTAGAGGTAACTGCGCCGGCGTATCTGATATAGTTTTTCGGCATAATGCTTCCTCCTCGTTAAGGTTTTAATCTTCGATTCGCTAAATCCCAAAAGGCTTCTACCCGCGTAATGATCCCGGCGCTACCGGTATGCTCGTCAATATTGATGAAAATATACGGTTTATCGCTTTTCCGGAAAACATGATGTTCCAGGTACTCATTGATAAGCGAATCCGGACCGCAGCCAAAGCTCGACACCATAACAATGCCCGTAATATCGCCTTGACGGCAAAAATAACGGGCCGCTCCGGCGATCTTGGCCGATAATTGCCAGTAGATGTCCGGCGCAAAGACTTTAGCTTCATCATAGAGGACTTTGCTTGCGATGTTATCCGGAGTAACAATCGCGGCCCCCTGGGCGGTCAGCGTACCGATTATGTCTTTACAAAACAAGGCGTCCTTCAGCAGGTAATTATGCCCG
This genomic interval from Sporolituus thermophilus DSM 23256 contains the following:
- a CDS encoding ABC transporter substrate-binding protein yields the protein MRKLLYWSVYFVMSLFILIMLLPVQESKTSTRGQLQDFLGRSIDIPETKPLRIVSLAPSITEILFAVGAGDRVVGVTTYCDFPEQAKKLPKVGGFQSPDIETIVMMRPDLVLASGQMHYQTIRALEKAGIRVAAIEPQTMEEVLKAIRLIGSLVHEEANGEKLAGELAQKLQNIRTLHAGSDKRRVFVEIWDVPLLTVGAKSYIHDVIVQAGGVNVAGARQVDYLSSDFETLYAYNPDTYLVVRHGVYGKKTEVFTKFQLNDIQAVRENRIFYVSDDFLARPGPRSFAALEEVAAILHSSTKSGSER